One window of the Eucalyptus grandis isolate ANBG69807.140 chromosome 8, ASM1654582v1, whole genome shotgun sequence genome contains the following:
- the LOC104456164 gene encoding LOW QUALITY PROTEIN: ankyrin repeat-containing protein At5g02620 (The sequence of the model RefSeq protein was modified relative to this genomic sequence to represent the inferred CDS: inserted 1 base in 1 codon) yields MEKPENSREKEREGKGIQMEKQKSFGRGIEMEKQRSFGRGLMEKQKSFRIAMERQLSFISSDKKKPKESPGKRGDSPLHLAARAGNTGKVRELLQNCGANEPKSLLSKLNLEGETPLYAAAENGHVSAVAELLEHSNLESASIAARNGFDAFHIAAKQGHLEVLKELLRVFPNLAMTTDTSCTTALHTAAGQGHTNVVNLLLETDSNLIKIARNNGKSVLHTAARMGHLEVVRSLSNKDPSSGFRTDKKGQTALHMAVKGQNEEIVLELIKPNPSVLSSEDNKGNTPLHIATRKGRIQIVRCLLSIEGINLNPINKAGETPLDIAEKFGTPELVSLLTEVGASHSKDYGKPPNAAKQLKQTVSDIKHDVQSQLQQTRQTGVKVQKIXKRLKKLHISGLNNAINSATVVAVLIATVAFAAIFTVPGQYIQEKTKGSSVGEANIAKKTPFVIFFISDSLALFISLAVVVVQTSVVVIEEKAKRQLVFVINKLMWLACLFISIAFISLSYVVVGSSQRWLAVCATLIGSSIMLTTIGSMCYCVVMHRLEEKKLRNISRSYSMSMASEPDILNSGNKRMYAL; encoded by the exons ATGGAGAAGCCGGAGAACtcgagggagaaagagagagagggtaagGGGATACAAATGGAAAAGCAGAAGAGCTTCGGCAGAGGGATAGAAATGGAAAAGCAGAGGAGCTTCGGCAGAGGGTTGATGGAGAAGCAGAAGAGCTTCCGGATTGCCATGGAGAGACAGCTCAGCTTCATCTCCTCCGACAAGAAGAAGCCCAAGGAGTCGCCCGGCAAGCGCGGCGATTCCCCTCTCCATTTGGCGGCTCGGGCTGGCAACACCGGCAAGGTGAGGGAGCTCCTTCAAAATTGCGGTGCCAATGAACCCAAAAGCTTGCTGTCGAAGCTGAACCTGGAGGGCGAGACCCCGCTTTATGCCGCGGCGGAGAACGGGCACGTCTCGGCGGTGGCGGAGTTACTGGAGCATTCCAATCTCGAGAGTGCATCCATTGCGGCTAGGAATGGATTTGATGCTTTCCATATCGCTGCGAAGCAGGGCCATTTGG agGTGTTGAAGGAACTACTGCGTGTATTTCCCAACTTGGCAATGACCACGGACACTTCTTGCACAACTGCTTTACACACTGCTGCTGGTCAGGGTCACACGAATGTGGTGAATCTCCTATTAGAAACCGATTCAAACCTCATCAAAATTGCTCGGAACAATGGTAAAAGTGTGCTGCACACCGCTGCTAGGATGGGTCACTTGGAAGTGGTAAGGTCCCTGTCAAACAAGGACCCAAGCAGTGGCTTTAGGACAGACAAAAAAGGCCAAACTGCGCTGCACATGGCTGTGAAAGGGCAAAATGAGGAGATCGTCCTTGAATTGATAAAACCCAATCCCTCGGTTTTGAGTTCAGAGGATAATAAAGGAAATACACCACTGCACATTGCCACAAGGAAGGGTCGCATTCAG ATCGTGCGGTGCTTACTATCAATCGAAGGCATCAACCTAAATCCAATCAACAAGGCTGGGGAGACCCCACTCGATATCGCAGAGAAATTCGGAACTCCCGAACTCGTCTCTCTGCTAACAGAAGTAGGTGCCTCCCATTCCAAAGACTATGGAAAACCTCCGAATGCTGCAAAGCAACTTAAGCAGACAGTTAGTGACATTAAGCATGATGTCCAATCTCAACTCCAGCAGACACGTCAAACCGGTGTTAAGGTCCAGAAGA GCAAAAGGCTGAAGAAACTACACATTAGTGGCCTCAACAATGCCATTAACTCAGCCACTGTGGTTGCTGTTCTAATTGCTACCGTAGCCTTTGCTGCCATATTCACTGTACCCGGTCAATACATCCAGGAAAAAACCAAAGGTTCCTCCGTGGGTGAAGCCAATATCGCCAAAAAGACACCTTTCGTTATCTTCTTTATCTCTGACAGCTTGGCCTTGTTTATCTCCCTGGCCGTCGTCGTGGTTCAAACATCGGTGGTGGTGATTGAGGAGAAAGCAAAGCGGCAGCTTGTGTTTGTGATTAACAAGCTCATGTGGCTTGCATGTCTTTTCATCTCCATTGCATTCATCTCTCTCAGTTACGTTGTAGTGGGTTCAAGTCAAAGGTGGCTCGCCGTATGTGCGACCTTGATCGGGAGCTCCATCATGCTTACAACAATTGGGTCCATGTGCTATTGTGTCGTTATGCATAGACTGGAGGAGAAAAAGTTGAGGAACATAAGCCGCTCTTACTCCATGTCCATGGCTTCTGAACCTGATATACTCAACAGTGGAAACAAGAGGATGTATGCGCTGTGA
- the LOC104456163 gene encoding la-related protein 6B, which produces MSPLRNPRHPRSSISLPTSPTPSSSSPSPSTLPLPQRLLPAASTPAPPSSSPPPAPPPPPLPPPPPLRSLLRSLLRRLRSLLRRLRSLRRPLPPRSPASPSSPSPAPPLHPSSPSPAVLHHHVYPLPHPPPPFHLLPMQNHFHPHPPHPVQYHHPHPPPPPAPPPPPHHPHGQYYAADQDAPLPKGRAVDHPNPNHNHHHNHHHPHPHHQPKHKQKHAPADQDQGGAPSKNGISDEAVQKVLNQVEYYFSDINLATTDHLMRFISKDPEGYVPISVVASFKKIKALITSNAQLASILQNSSKLIVSEDGKKVKRRYPLTDSDMEELQSRVVIAENLPEDHCHQNLMKLFSAVGSVKAIRTCQPQASNGGASSAPRSGKADGMHYTNKLHAFVEYESIDVAEKAVEELNEEGNWRSGLRVRLMHRRGSKPSQARGKKGHDGEEPWEEEDASVSEQQPEKQLEESFEQSDAHFQGNMGEENATDREFGQRKGRGRGRGRGRGRGQYHQNNRGNHLGAPPLNNVTSNETATVAKQPPGPRMPDGTRGFAMGRGKPVSVSTT; this is translated from the exons ATGAGCCCCCTCCGAAACCCTAGACACCCCCGATCCTCGATCTCACTCCCCACTTCCCCaactccctcctcctcctccccctcacCATCGACCCTCCCTCTCCCGCAGCGGCTCCTTCCAGCCGCCTCAACGCCCGCGCCCCCGAGTTCGTCCCCACCCCCcgcgcctcctcctcctcctcttcctcctcctcctccgctccgCTCCCTCCTCCgctccctcctccgccgcctccgctccctcctccgccgcctccgctcCCTCCGCCGCCCCCTCCCGCCCCGATCTCCagcctccccctcctccccctccccagCACCGCCTCTccatccctcctccccctcccccgcCGTCCTCCACCACCACGTCTaccccctcccccacccccctCCTCCCTTCCACTTGCTCCCGATGCAGAACCACTTCCACCCCCACCCTCCCCACCCCGTCCAGTaccaccacccccaccccccacccccaccagcccctcctccccctccccatCACCCCCACGGTCAGTACTACGCTGCAGATCAGGACGCCCCCCTCCCCAAGGGCCGCGCCGTCGATCACCCCAATCCCAACCACAATCACCACCACAATCaccaccacccccacccccaccaccaGCCCAAGCACAAGCAGAAGCACGCCCCCGCCGACCAGGATCAGGGCGGTGCCCCCTCCAAGAACGGCATCTCCGATGAAGCCGTCCAGAAGGTCCTCAATCAG GTGGAGTATTATTTCAGTGATATAAACTTGGCTACCACCGACCACCTGATGAGGTTCATCAGCAAAGATCCTGAAGGATATG TACCAATATCCGTTGTTGCTTCCTTTAAGAAGATCAAAGCCCTCATCACTAGCAATGCCCAGCTTGCTTCTATATTGCAGAACTCATCAAAACTC ATAGTTAGTGAGGATGGGAAGAAAGTGAAACGGCGGTATCCTTTGACTGACTCAGACATGGAGGAGCTGCAA TCACGAGTCGTCATTGCAGAAAACCTACCAGAGGATCATTGCCACCAGAACCTTATGAAACTTTTCTCTGCAGTTGGGAG TGTGAAGGCAATTCGTACCTGTCAGCCTCAAGCTTCCAATGGTGGAGCTTCTTCAGCACCCAGATCAGGAAAGGCTGATGGCATGCATTATACTAACAAG TTGCATGCTTTTGTGGAATATGAATCCATCGATGTAGCCGAGAAAGCA GTTGAAGAACTAAATGAGGAGGGGAACTGGAGAAGTGGCCTAAGGGTCCGTTTAATGCATAGACGCGGG TCAAAACCCTCTCAAGCACGGGGGAAGAAGGGACATGATGGAGAAGAGCcgtgggaagaagaagatgcttcTGTATCTGAGCAACAACCAGAGAAACAACTTGAAGAGTCTTTTGAGCAATCTGATGCTCACTTCCAGGGGAATATG GGGGAGGAAAATGCCACCGATAGAGAGTTCGGGCAGAGGAAAGGGCGGGGCCGAGGCCGAGGAAGAGGACGTGGAAGAGGCCAATACCATCAAAATAATCGGGGAAATCATTTGGGGGCTCCTCCTTTGAACAATGTCACCAGTAATGAGACTGCAACCGTGGCGAAGCAGCCTCCGGGACCTCGCATGCCAGATGGAACAAGAGGATTCGCTATGGGTCGTGGGAAGCCAGTCTCAGTTAGTACCACATGA
- the LOC104416131 gene encoding uncharacterized protein LOC104416131: MEGLIPIVCKVIKRSNGRRRYRCLSSGAVAQPRNQPDFNPDVVLGDDPHGYMTPQYHVKERNGGPCRFKSYECSPASLEEYEGKNKDDDGVFRGQPQSSKQKLVQFRSQQHRTFSCLTGGFSQ, encoded by the coding sequence ATGGAGGGTCTGATCCCTATAGTGTGCAAGGTGATCAAGCGAAGCAATGGTCGGAGACGCTACAGGTGTCTCTCGTCAGGAGCCGTGGCGCAACCTCGCAACCAACCTGATTTCAATCCTGATGTCGTCCTTGGAGACGATCCTCATGGCTATATGACGCCTCAGTATCACGTCAAGGAGAGAAATGGTGGCCCCTGTCGGTTCAAGTCGTACGAGTGCTCTCCAGCTTCTTTGGAGGAATACGAGGGAAAGAATAAGGATGATGATGGCGTTTTTCGTGGACAACCTCAAAGTTCAAAGCAAAAGCTCGTCCAGTTTAGGAGCCAACAACACAGGACGTTCTCTTGCCTGACTGGTGGTTTCTCACAGTAG